In Lautropia mirabilis, one DNA window encodes the following:
- a CDS encoding TonB-dependent receptor domain-containing protein translates to MFRFHGAAAAVALVMSSGAALSTALAAEPTALAAEPTALAPLVVTATREAQPITDSVADVVLVSRQMLEDSGLSSVDDALRRFAGLQLARNGGPGQSGGYFLRGVAAGGVVVLLDGVRIGSASLGQTDFGSMNLAQIDHIEVVRGPVSGLYGADAVGGVVNLVTRRGKGAPRLQAHAALGGYRGREAGIGLTGASGVIDYAASVGHEQNRGESAIRPGDRYGYYNPDRDGFKRTMGTVNVGVSPAAGHRIGLTATEARLNAQYDSGRFDAATGLSDASPDFRRRAKTTSTALDYRGELSSRWITSAQLAHGVDDDRSGAVQPDHYRTTRNQATWQNTLRLQPGQQVVLGWEYLHEKVGSNSYATSGVAGASEQRTRHNQALLAGYTGQFGPLDVQASLRHDHNSAYGGQTTGSLGASQALTDRLKVRALVGTSFRAPTFNDLYYPNYGVSTLQPEKGRNAELGLVWQSSNTRAGITIYRNRIRDLIGYDPDSTGTTCPAGYFGCAANTARATLKGATLQTAHDWGFMRLTAVFDFLDARDDSTGQRLNRRATHQASIGADYLADRWSTGATFTRVGSRPDGNVRLGSYAVLDLRADWKLDTRWKLEAKLLNALDRDIEPVRDYQGLGRQFWLGVRVDTSI, encoded by the coding sequence GTGTTTCGCTTTCATGGGGCTGCCGCGGCGGTTGCGCTGGTGATGTCCTCTGGGGCCGCACTGTCGACGGCCCTGGCGGCAGAACCGACGGCCCTGGCGGCAGAACCGACGGCGCTGGCGCCGCTGGTGGTGACGGCCACCCGCGAGGCACAGCCGATCACCGACAGTGTGGCTGACGTGGTGCTGGTGAGCCGGCAGATGCTGGAGGACAGTGGCCTTTCGTCGGTGGACGATGCGCTGCGCCGTTTTGCCGGCCTGCAGCTGGCACGCAATGGCGGGCCTGGCCAGAGCGGCGGCTATTTCCTGCGCGGGGTGGCGGCCGGCGGGGTCGTGGTGCTGCTGGATGGCGTGCGCATCGGCTCGGCCTCATTGGGGCAGACCGATTTCGGTTCCATGAACCTGGCGCAGATCGACCATATCGAGGTGGTGCGGGGGCCGGTGTCGGGTCTGTATGGTGCGGATGCCGTGGGCGGCGTGGTGAATCTGGTCACACGGCGTGGCAAGGGCGCGCCTCGCCTGCAGGCCCATGCGGCGCTGGGCGGCTATCGGGGACGTGAGGCGGGCATCGGTCTGACCGGGGCCAGTGGCGTCATCGACTATGCGGCCAGCGTGGGGCATGAGCAGAATCGTGGCGAATCGGCCATCCGCCCGGGCGACCGTTATGGTTACTACAACCCCGACCGAGACGGTTTCAAGCGCACGATGGGCACGGTGAACGTGGGGGTGTCGCCTGCCGCCGGGCATCGCATCGGGTTGACGGCCACCGAGGCCCGGCTGAATGCGCAGTACGACAGCGGCCGCTTCGATGCGGCTACCGGGCTGTCGGATGCCTCGCCGGATTTCCGTCGCCGTGCCAAGACCACGAGCACCGCCCTCGACTATCGGGGTGAGCTGTCCTCGCGCTGGATCACGTCGGCGCAGCTGGCGCATGGCGTGGATGATGACCGCAGCGGTGCGGTGCAACCGGATCATTACCGGACGACGCGCAATCAGGCGACGTGGCAGAACACGCTGCGCCTGCAGCCGGGCCAGCAGGTGGTGCTGGGCTGGGAATATCTGCACGAGAAGGTGGGCAGCAACAGCTATGCCACGAGCGGCGTGGCTGGCGCTTCCGAACAGCGCACGCGGCACAATCAGGCGCTGCTGGCCGGGTATACGGGGCAGTTCGGCCCGCTGGACGTGCAGGCCAGCCTGCGGCATGACCACAATTCCGCCTACGGCGGGCAGACCACGGGCAGCCTGGGGGCCAGCCAGGCGTTGACGGATCGCCTGAAGGTTCGGGCGCTGGTGGGCACGAGCTTTCGGGCGCCCACCTTCAATGATCTGTACTACCCGAACTATGGCGTGAGCACGCTGCAGCCGGAAAAGGGCCGCAATGCCGAGCTGGGTCTGGTCTGGCAGTCTTCCAACACGCGGGCGGGCATCACGATCTATCGCAACCGCATCCGCGACCTGATCGGCTATGACCCGGACAGCACCGGCACCACGTGCCCGGCCGGGTATTTCGGGTGTGCAGCCAATACGGCGCGCGCCACGCTGAAAGGGGCAACGCTCCAGACTGCGCATGACTGGGGCTTCATGCGACTGACGGCGGTCTTCGACTTTCTGGATGCGAGGGACGACAGCACCGGTCAGCGCCTGAACCGTCGTGCCACGCATCAGGCCAGTATCGGGGCTGATTATCTGGCAGACCGCTGGAGCACCGGGGCGACGTTCACCCGTGTGGGATCACGTCCGGACGGCAATGTGCGTCTGGGTAGCTATGCGGTTCTGGATCTGCGTGCCGACTGGAAGCTGGACACGCGCTGGAAGCTGGAGGCGAAACTCCTGAATGCGCTGGACCGGGACATCGAGCCGGTGCGTGACTATCAGGGGCTGGGACGCCAGTTCTGGCTGGGCGTGCGGGTGGATACGTCGATCTGA
- the obgE gene encoding GTPase ObgE — protein MKFIDEARIEVIAGAGGNGAASFRREKFIPYGGPDGGDGGRGGSILAEADRNINTLIDFRYTRKYQARRGENGRGSDQYGKGGDDIVLRMPVGTQIHDEDTGELLFDLTTHGERVVLAKGGDGGLGNLHFKSSTNRAPRKSTPGWPGEERRLKLELKVLADVGLLGMPNAGKSTFISQVSNARPKVADYPFTTLHPNLGVVRVEDSRSFVVADVPGLIGGAAEGAGLGHRFLRHLQRTRLLLHLVDIFPFDPDRDVVDEAKTIVEELRKYDPALYEKPRWLVLNKVDMMSPEAVDEVRERLVKELDWQGPVFCISAIAGQGCRELCYAIWDYLESLRPPEDVDPDVRFDRENAAEVVNGEAAAGEAADRQAEEGPAS, from the coding sequence ATGAAATTCATCGACGAGGCCCGGATCGAGGTGATTGCCGGGGCCGGCGGCAACGGGGCGGCGTCGTTTCGCCGCGAGAAGTTCATCCCGTATGGTGGGCCCGATGGCGGCGATGGCGGCCGGGGCGGTTCCATCCTGGCCGAGGCCGATCGCAACATCAACACGCTGATCGATTTCCGCTATACCCGCAAGTACCAGGCACGCCGCGGCGAGAATGGCCGGGGCTCGGACCAGTACGGCAAGGGTGGCGACGACATCGTGCTGCGCATGCCGGTGGGCACGCAGATCCATGACGAGGACACGGGCGAGCTGCTCTTTGACCTGACCACGCATGGCGAGCGGGTCGTGCTGGCCAAGGGCGGTGACGGCGGTCTGGGCAACCTGCATTTCAAGAGCAGCACCAACCGCGCGCCGCGCAAGTCCACGCCGGGCTGGCCGGGCGAGGAGCGTCGGCTGAAGCTGGAACTGAAGGTGCTGGCTGACGTGGGCCTGCTGGGCATGCCCAACGCGGGCAAGTCCACCTTCATCTCGCAGGTCTCCAATGCCCGTCCGAAGGTGGCTGACTATCCGTTCACCACGCTGCACCCCAATCTGGGCGTGGTGCGTGTGGAAGACAGCCGCAGCTTCGTGGTGGCCGACGTGCCGGGGCTGATCGGCGGGGCAGCCGAGGGCGCCGGGCTGGGGCACCGCTTCCTGCGGCACCTGCAGCGCACGCGACTGCTGCTGCATCTGGTGGACATCTTCCCCTTCGACCCCGACCGCGACGTGGTGGACGAGGCCAAGACGATCGTGGAGGAGCTGCGCAAGTACGATCCGGCCCTCTACGAGAAGCCCCGCTGGCTGGTGCTGAACAAGGTGGACATGATGTCGCCCGAGGCCGTGGACGAGGTGCGCGAGCGACTGGTGAAGGAACTGGACTGGCAGGGGCCGGTGTTCTGCATCTCGGCCATTGCCGGCCAGGGCTGCCGTGAGCTGTGCTATGCCATCTGGGACTATCTGGAGTCGCTGCGTCCGCCCGAGGATGTTGACCCCGACGTGCGCTTTGACCGGGAAAACGCCGCCGAGGTGGTGAACGGCGAGGCAGCAGCTGGCGAGGCAGCCGACCGCCAGGCCGAGGAAGGGCCGGCGTCCTGA
- a CDS encoding type II toxin-antitoxin system VapC family toxin has product MILLDTNVISEPMRREPEARVLAWLDRQPSETLFLSAITVAEIRKGIALLPAGKRQTLLAERLDKLLLPMFHGRILPFDIHTTPAYASVIAHAAAAGCTIAAADGFIAAIALQHHFSVATRDTHPFQAAGLDVINPWTTD; this is encoded by the coding sequence ATGATCCTCCTCGACACCAACGTCATCTCTGAACCCATGCGCCGGGAACCCGAGGCCCGGGTATTGGCCTGGCTGGACCGGCAGCCGTCCGAAACCCTGTTCCTGTCCGCCATCACGGTTGCCGAGATCCGCAAGGGCATTGCATTGTTGCCAGCTGGCAAGCGGCAGACCCTGCTGGCCGAGCGCCTGGACAAGCTGCTGCTGCCGATGTTCCATGGCCGCATCCTGCCTTTCGACATTCACACGACACCGGCCTACGCCTCGGTCATTGCCCATGCAGCCGCAGCGGGTTGCACCATTGCCGCAGCTGACGGCTTCATCGCCGCCATCGCGCTGCAGCACCATTTCAGCGTGGCCACTCGCGACACCCACCCCTTTCAGGCGGCTGGGCTGGATGTCATCAATCCATGGACGACGGACTGA
- the rplU gene encoding 50S ribosomal protein L21 — MYAVIKTGGKQYKVAAGEKIKVEQISADIGAGIEIDQVLAVYDGDKVKIGAPLVGGASVSAVVLSQGRHKKVRIFKMRRRKHYQKRQGHRQNYTELFITQVSSELGTAKAEAPAAA; from the coding sequence ATGTACGCGGTCATAAAAACCGGTGGCAAGCAATACAAGGTTGCAGCCGGCGAGAAAATCAAGGTAGAACAGATATCCGCAGACATCGGAGCCGGCATCGAGATCGACCAGGTGCTCGCCGTCTACGACGGTGACAAGGTGAAGATCGGTGCGCCGCTGGTGGGTGGCGCAAGCGTGTCGGCTGTCGTGCTGTCTCAGGGACGTCACAAGAAGGTGCGCATCTTCAAGATGCGGCGGCGCAAGCACTATCAGAAGCGCCAGGGCCATCGCCAGAACTACACCGAGCTGTTCATCACGCAGGTGTCGTCCGAGCTGGGCACGGCCAAGGCCGAGGCACCCGCAGCCGCCTGA
- a CDS encoding pyridoxal phosphate-dependent aminotransferase, whose amino-acid sequence MAMSLPSRLPDVGTTIFSTMSALAARHGAVNLGQGFPDFDCDPALIEAVSRAMRAGHNQYPPMPGWPALRQAVARKIAACHGHAYDPDTEITLTAGATQALFTAILAVTRPGDEVIVLDPCYDSYVPAIRMAGAVPVRVPLQSGSFAPDFERIAAALTPRTRLLIINSPHNPSGTVWTARQMQQLQTLLAPTDVLLLSDEVYEHMVFDGQPHQSVSRYPELAARSLVVSSFGKTFHVTGWKVGTVAAPAALTAEFRKIHQFNVFTVNTPMQAGLADYLQHLESNPQDPGHYLNLSAFYQRKRDLFRQGLAGTGFRLLDCAGTYFQVVDVTDLLQDKALRTNVLAHRNGTSNAPAATDHGNSDSTPNHPADGQRPAHSSDAPTEAAFCEWLTAHIGVAAIPLSPFYGDGRNQNLIRFCFAKKDETLHAALERLARL is encoded by the coding sequence ATGGCCATGTCCCTTCCCAGCCGCCTGCCGGATGTCGGCACCACCATCTTCAGCACCATGTCGGCCCTGGCCGCACGGCACGGTGCCGTCAACCTGGGTCAGGGCTTTCCGGACTTCGACTGCGATCCTGCCCTGATCGAGGCCGTCAGCCGCGCCATGCGCGCCGGCCACAACCAGTACCCGCCCATGCCCGGCTGGCCGGCCCTGCGTCAGGCCGTTGCCCGCAAGATCGCGGCCTGCCATGGCCACGCCTACGATCCCGACACCGAGATCACCCTCACCGCCGGGGCCACCCAGGCGCTGTTCACCGCCATCCTGGCCGTCACCCGACCTGGCGATGAAGTCATCGTGCTGGACCCGTGCTACGACAGCTACGTGCCCGCCATCCGCATGGCCGGCGCCGTCCCCGTGCGCGTGCCGCTGCAATCCGGCAGCTTCGCGCCGGACTTTGAGCGCATTGCCGCCGCCCTCACGCCCCGCACCCGGCTGCTCATCATCAACTCGCCGCACAACCCCAGCGGCACGGTCTGGACGGCCCGGCAGATGCAGCAGCTGCAGACGCTGCTGGCTCCCACCGACGTGCTGCTGCTCAGCGACGAGGTGTACGAGCACATGGTCTTTGACGGCCAGCCGCACCAGAGCGTCTCCCGGTATCCGGAGCTGGCCGCCCGCAGCCTGGTCGTCTCCAGCTTTGGAAAGACCTTTCACGTCACCGGCTGGAAGGTGGGCACCGTGGCTGCGCCGGCCGCACTGACGGCGGAATTCCGCAAGATCCACCAGTTCAACGTCTTCACCGTCAACACTCCCATGCAGGCCGGCCTGGCCGACTACCTGCAGCATCTGGAAAGCAACCCGCAGGATCCGGGCCACTACCTGAACCTGTCCGCCTTCTATCAGCGAAAGCGTGACCTGTTCCGACAGGGCCTGGCGGGTACAGGCTTCCGGCTGCTGGATTGCGCCGGCACCTATTTCCAGGTCGTGGACGTGACCGACCTGTTGCAAGACAAAGCCCTGCGCACTAACGTGCTGGCGCACCGTAACGGAACGTCAAACGCTCCGGCGGCCACAGACCACGGCAACAGCGACAGCACACCGAATCATCCCGCTGACGGACAGCGCCCCGCTCATTCGTCGGACGCCCCCACGGAAGCCGCCTTCTGCGAATGGCTTACCGCCCACATCGGCGTGGCCGCCATCCCGCTGTCGCCCTTCTACGGCGACGGGCGCAACCAGAACCTCATCCGCTTCTGCTTTGCCAAAAAGGACGAGACCCTGCACGCCGCCCTTGAACGGCTGGCCCGGCTGTAG
- the tpx gene encoding thiol peroxidase produces MSQVTLAGNPIKVGGTFPAKGSKAPAFTLTTGELGEATLATYAGKRKVLNIFPSVDTGVCAASVRHFNQDAGKLANTVVLCISADLPFAQARFCGAEGLSNVVMLSSFRNPEFRTAYGVNIENGPLAGLCARGVVVLDENDQVLHSQLVSEIKDEPDYAAALAAL; encoded by the coding sequence ATGAGCCAAGTCACCCTCGCCGGCAATCCCATCAAGGTTGGCGGCACCTTCCCCGCCAAGGGCAGCAAGGCCCCCGCCTTCACCCTCACCACCGGTGAGCTGGGCGAAGCCACGCTGGCCACCTACGCCGGCAAGCGCAAGGTGCTCAACATTTTCCCCAGCGTCGACACCGGCGTCTGCGCCGCCTCGGTGCGCCACTTCAACCAGGACGCCGGCAAGCTGGCCAACACCGTCGTGCTGTGCATCTCGGCTGACCTGCCCTTTGCTCAGGCCCGCTTCTGCGGCGCCGAAGGCCTGTCCAACGTCGTGATGCTGTCCTCCTTCCGCAACCCGGAATTCCGGACCGCCTACGGCGTGAACATCGAGAACGGCCCGCTGGCCGGCCTGTGCGCCCGCGGCGTGGTGGTGCTGGATGAGAACGACCAGGTGCTGCACAGCCAGCTGGTGTCCGAGATCAAGGACGAGCCCGACTACGCCGCCGCGCTGGCTGCCCTGTAA
- a CDS encoding FitA-like ribbon-helix-helix domain-containing protein codes for MAMLTVRNLPDEVHRALKARAASRGHSTEAEVRAILADAVKPAERIRLGSLLAGIGQEVGLTDEEFAIFENVRDRTSAPTVDLE; via the coding sequence ATGGCCATGCTCACCGTCCGCAATCTGCCTGATGAAGTCCATCGTGCGCTGAAAGCGCGTGCAGCCTCCCGTGGGCACAGCACGGAAGCCGAGGTACGTGCCATCCTGGCTGATGCCGTCAAACCTGCCGAGCGAATCCGACTGGGATCGCTGCTGGCCGGCATCGGCCAGGAGGTCGGGCTGACCGATGAAGAATTCGCCATCTTCGAGAACGTCCGGGACAGGACATCCGCACCAACGGTGGATCTTGAATGA
- a CDS encoding alpha/beta hydrolase — MDDGLMLSHMHPQLAEFFHYRLAQQELMKELGESGAALSMQQDLRALRGWYKLFGQRVGGPILDMAEVSDLVADTDERPIRLRRYRPDITAMEAPALIYFHGGGWSMGDLDTHDRVCRRLAHTAQAIVIAVDYALAPELPWPQAPHDSIAATRWVLQNAASLGIDARRVGVAGDSAGGNLAAIVALALPELACQILIYPATDLRSGFHPQYPSLRDNAQRPPLTTEQMAEHMRLYLDGQETHARHPQASPLLAPSHRGVAPALIITAELDPLRDDGAAYAQKLAADGVDVLHRNYAGLTHGFIEMAGVLDCVPETFALMAQWLQACCRQATAPDPHNPARPASPSHPAGPSS, encoded by the coding sequence ATGGACGACGGACTGATGCTCTCCCACATGCACCCCCAGCTGGCCGAATTCTTCCACTACCGGCTGGCCCAGCAGGAACTCATGAAGGAACTGGGCGAATCCGGCGCCGCCCTGTCCATGCAGCAGGATCTGCGTGCCCTGCGCGGCTGGTACAAGCTGTTTGGCCAGCGCGTGGGCGGCCCCATCCTGGACATGGCCGAGGTAAGCGATCTGGTGGCCGACACCGACGAGCGCCCGATCCGCTTGCGGCGCTATCGTCCGGACATCACGGCCATGGAAGCCCCTGCCCTCATCTACTTCCACGGCGGTGGCTGGAGCATGGGTGATCTGGACACGCATGATCGCGTCTGCCGTCGCCTGGCGCATACCGCACAGGCCATCGTGATCGCCGTGGACTACGCGCTGGCCCCGGAACTGCCCTGGCCCCAGGCGCCACACGACAGCATCGCGGCCACGCGCTGGGTCCTGCAGAACGCTGCCTCACTCGGCATCGACGCCCGGCGGGTGGGCGTGGCCGGCGACAGCGCGGGTGGCAACCTGGCCGCCATCGTCGCACTGGCGTTGCCAGAGCTTGCCTGCCAGATCCTCATCTACCCGGCCACCGACCTGCGCAGCGGCTTCCATCCCCAGTACCCATCGCTGCGCGACAACGCCCAGCGCCCGCCGCTGACCACCGAACAGATGGCCGAGCACATGCGCCTCTATCTGGATGGTCAGGAAACACATGCCCGACATCCGCAGGCCTCTCCCCTCCTGGCCCCCTCCCATCGCGGCGTGGCCCCAGCCCTGATCATCACGGCAGAACTCGACCCGTTGCGCGACGATGGCGCCGCTTACGCACAGAAGCTGGCCGCAGATGGCGTGGACGTGCTGCACCGCAACTACGCAGGCCTCACCCACGGCTTCATCGAGATGGCGGGCGTGCTGGACTGCGTGCCCGAGACCTTTGCGCTGATGGCGCAGTGGCTCCAGGCCTGCTGCCGGCAGGCCACGGCTCCCGACCCGCACAACCCTGCCAGGCCTGCCAGTCCGAGCCACCCAGCCGGCCCATCATCGTGA
- a CDS encoding YncE family protein yields the protein MLQPSRIALAVAAALACGTALAAPTGKPGPAPSKPVSLDASDFKPTSGCEKLEGYDPQWANHGDDYGLNQPESKADKPKGDKDKKPQYVWGFYQMHEHDGTLYAAFGGKMTRNVTPGALVALDADTLALKNTIKLPFATHALALSQDGKRAIATHTYVNAFSLVNLADGKITCRKADTDVKGQKYRGRYVVLDEAGNFYINYNTFAPGKPPSYLMKYTPEGEHAPGFAVQSIGNGLVIPLAYLDGRVLTGTHGVTAVDPKTGVTTPLTGVDEGLNVYNYVAGPGKQLLASVYGVGALPNLLLIDPATGARSSLLTGSGTVEVGYSPESGQVFSTNYESHTLTVASLPAQATGFVPGQFVNIAFQDAPSNLHVRHTANGTDVYLTTKDWEGGNATRGARLHRVHIAPSVQGIDGLDKPDACTVTTFDMRDRSVSSPVACKLLDPKATWKVEYERAGKKLPDLQKSLRRAVTSEQDAKVKLKKAQAQARKQPGKASTQAVKDAQQEVKQAQMLQGFLKDQMPAAESGLKIFQHMAGQ from the coding sequence ATGCTGCAACCTTCCCGTATCGCCCTGGCCGTAGCCGCCGCGCTGGCCTGCGGCACTGCCCTGGCAGCCCCCACTGGCAAGCCCGGCCCCGCACCCTCCAAACCCGTCAGCCTCGACGCCTCCGACTTCAAGCCCACCAGCGGCTGCGAAAAGCTGGAAGGCTACGACCCCCAGTGGGCCAATCACGGCGACGACTACGGCCTGAATCAGCCTGAGTCCAAAGCCGACAAGCCGAAAGGCGACAAGGACAAGAAGCCACAGTACGTCTGGGGCTTCTATCAGATGCACGAACATGACGGCACCCTGTATGCCGCTTTTGGCGGCAAGATGACCAGGAACGTCACCCCGGGTGCCCTGGTGGCGCTGGATGCCGACACCCTGGCCCTGAAGAACACCATCAAGCTGCCCTTTGCCACCCATGCCCTGGCCCTCAGCCAGGACGGCAAGCGCGCCATTGCCACGCACACCTATGTCAACGCCTTCAGCCTGGTGAACCTGGCCGACGGCAAGATCACCTGCCGCAAGGCCGATACCGACGTGAAGGGCCAGAAGTATCGGGGCCGCTACGTCGTGCTGGATGAAGCCGGCAACTTCTACATCAACTACAACACCTTCGCGCCCGGCAAGCCGCCCAGCTACCTCATGAAGTACACGCCGGAAGGCGAGCACGCACCGGGCTTTGCCGTGCAATCCATCGGCAACGGTCTGGTCATCCCGCTGGCCTACCTGGATGGCCGGGTACTGACCGGCACCCATGGCGTGACAGCCGTGGACCCGAAGACCGGGGTCACCACCCCGCTCACCGGCGTGGACGAGGGGCTCAACGTCTACAACTATGTGGCGGGCCCCGGCAAGCAGCTGCTGGCCAGCGTCTACGGGGTGGGTGCACTGCCCAACCTGCTGCTCATCGATCCGGCCACCGGGGCGCGCAGCAGCCTGCTCACCGGCAGCGGCACCGTCGAGGTGGGCTATTCACCTGAATCCGGACAGGTCTTCTCCACCAACTACGAAAGCCACACCCTCACCGTGGCATCCCTGCCCGCCCAGGCCACAGGCTTCGTGCCCGGCCAGTTCGTCAACATCGCCTTCCAGGATGCGCCGTCCAACCTGCACGTGCGCCACACCGCCAACGGCACCGATGTCTACCTGACCACCAAGGACTGGGAAGGCGGCAATGCCACCCGGGGCGCTCGCCTGCATCGCGTTCACATCGCACCTTCCGTGCAGGGCATCGATGGTCTGGACAAGCCCGACGCCTGCACCGTCACCACCTTCGACATGCGGGACCGCTCGGTCTCGTCCCCGGTTGCCTGCAAGCTGCTGGATCCGAAGGCGACCTGGAAAGTCGAATACGAGCGCGCCGGGAAGAAACTGCCCGACCTGCAGAAAAGCCTGCGCAGGGCCGTCACGTCCGAGCAGGACGCCAAGGTCAAGCTGAAAAAGGCCCAGGCCCAGGCCCGCAAACAGCCCGGCAAGGCAAGCACCCAGGCCGTGAAGGACGCCCAGCAGGAAGTGAAGCAGGCACAGATGCTGCAAGGCTTCCTGAAAGACCAGATGCCGGCTGCCGAATCCGGCCTGAAGATCTTCCAGCACATGGCCGGCCAGTAA
- a CDS encoding polyprenyl synthetase family protein: MKPYDAYPIISEDLAEVDRVIKERLDSPVALIRTIATYIISAGGKRLRPVLLTLFARALGYGQTEQQRAQGHHWLMAAVVEFIHTATLLHDDIVDESTLRRGAPTANAQFGNAASVLVGDFLYSRSFQMMVEVEQLHILKTLADATNVIAEGEVLQLLNCNDPDVDEAAYLQVIRFKTAKLFEASARIGAVLAGATPELEDAAAAYGRHLGTAFQIIDDVLDYSGESETLGKNIGDDLREGKATLPLIRVMEVGSPEDREIVRQAILNGETEHFDLIHQAIQRCDALGYARQLAEQEANRAHAALAQMPPSQYREALVYLSSYSVSRNM, from the coding sequence TTGAAACCCTACGACGCCTATCCGATCATCTCTGAAGATCTCGCCGAAGTCGATCGGGTCATCAAGGAGCGCCTCGACAGCCCCGTCGCCCTGATCCGCACCATCGCCACCTACATCATCAGTGCAGGCGGCAAGCGGCTCCGGCCCGTGCTGCTCACGCTCTTCGCCCGCGCTCTCGGCTACGGCCAGACCGAACAGCAGCGTGCGCAGGGTCACCACTGGCTGATGGCCGCGGTGGTCGAGTTCATTCATACCGCCACCCTGCTGCACGACGACATCGTCGACGAATCCACCCTGCGGCGGGGCGCCCCCACCGCCAATGCCCAGTTCGGCAATGCCGCCTCGGTGCTGGTCGGCGACTTCCTCTACTCCCGCTCGTTCCAGATGATGGTGGAAGTCGAGCAGCTCCACATCCTCAAGACCCTGGCCGACGCCACCAACGTCATCGCCGAGGGCGAGGTGCTGCAGCTGCTCAACTGCAACGACCCCGACGTGGACGAGGCGGCCTACCTGCAAGTCATCCGCTTCAAGACCGCCAAGCTCTTCGAGGCCTCGGCGCGCATCGGCGCCGTACTGGCTGGCGCCACGCCCGAGCTGGAAGACGCCGCCGCCGCCTACGGCCGACACCTGGGCACCGCCTTCCAGATCATCGACGATGTGCTCGACTACTCCGGCGAGAGCGAGACCCTGGGCAAGAACATCGGCGACGACCTGCGTGAGGGCAAGGCCACCCTGCCGCTCATCCGCGTGATGGAAGTGGGTTCGCCCGAAGACCGCGAGATCGTCCGTCAGGCCATCCTGAACGGCGAGACCGAGCACTTCGACCTCATCCACCAGGCCATCCAGCGCTGTGACGCCCTCGGCTACGCGCGCCAGCTGGCCGAACAGGAAGCAAACCGGGCACATGCGGCTTTGGCGCAAATGCCCCCCTCCCAATATCGCGAAGCTCTGGTATACTTATCTTCTTACTCGGTTTCGCGCAATATGTAG
- the rpmA gene encoding 50S ribosomal protein L27 translates to MAQKKGGGSTRNGRDSKPKMLGVKAYGGQFVSAGSIIVRQRGTRVHAGRNVGMGKDHTLFALMDGVVTFGITGPKSNKVVSITPALADAA, encoded by the coding sequence ATGGCACAGAAGAAAGGCGGCGGCTCCACGCGAAACGGCCGCGATTCCAAGCCCAAGATGCTGGGCGTCAAGGCCTACGGCGGCCAGTTCGTCTCGGCTGGCTCCATCATCGTGCGTCAGCGCGGCACCCGTGTGCACGCTGGTCGCAACGTCGGCATGGGCAAGGATCACACCCTGTTTGCGCTGATGGACGGTGTGGTCACCTTCGGCATCACCGGCCCGAAGAGCAACAAGGTGGTGAGCATCACCCCGGCGCTGGCAGACGCTGCCTGA